A segment of the Chryseobacterium scophthalmum genome:
AATGAAATTACATCAGTTTATGGTGGATCTTATTTAGAAACTGGTGCTAGTTTATTTGGAAATTCTATTGTTAGATTACAGGCTGGTCAGCCTGTAGGTGCATATTATGGATATGATGTTGCAGGTGTCTTCCAGACAGATGCAGAAGCAGCAGCATCAGGACAAGCAGGGGCAAAGGCAGGATGGTTTAAATTTGCAGATCAAGATGGTAATGGAGTTATTGATTCAAGAGATAAAACATTCTTAGGAAGTCCTATTCCTAAAGGAACTTATGGTTTTGGGGTTAACTTTAATATTTATGCTGTAGATATTGCTGTTGATTTCCAAGGGGTATTTGGTAATAAGATTTACAATTACAACCGTGAGCGCCGTTTTGGAAACGAAACTTGGGATTTGGATATGTATGAAAACAGATGGCAAGGTGCTGGTACTTCTAATACCAATTCTATGATTACATCTAATCAATCTATCATTTTACCAAACAGTTTCTACGTTGAAGATGGAAGTTATATCAGAATCAGAAATATTCAGGTTGGTTATAATTTACCTAAGTCTTTAGCAAATGCTTTATCTGTAACCAAATTAAGATTGTATGTAAGTACGCAGAACCCTTGGACAAGTTTCAAATATAACGGTTTTTCTCCTGAGATTAATAATACGGATAGAGTGCAAATGGGAATTGATAATAATATTTATCCAATTTCAGCAATTTATACAATGGGTATGAACTTAACATTTTAATTAAAAAATCATGAAAAAAATATTTTTAACACTTTCTTTGTTAACACTAATAGTTAGTTGCGATAATGATTTTGTAGATATCAAAGATGAAGGACAAGTTGATGTGGCAGATTTCTTCACAACGCAGGATGATGCAATGCGTGCAACTACTGCAATTTATAGTTTCTTAAGAAGTTGGGAAAATACAGGTTTTCCTGCACAATATGTATTTGGAGTAACGGGTGATGATGTTGAAAAGGGGTCAAATCCAGGTGATGCTTCTTTTATTAATGCTTATGATAACTTTACATTCACAGTAAGTGATGATGGAGTTAGAGGGTATTGGATTGGGCAATGGCAAGCTGTTAACAGAGCCAATCAGGTGATTACTAATGTTCCTAAAATAGAAATGGATGCTACATTAAAGAATAGATTAATAGCTGAAGCTAAAATGCTAAGAGCTTATTTCTATTATAATTTAGTAAGAATCTATGGTGGAGTTCCTATTTTCGATGGTCTTCCATCAGATAAAATTTATACAAAACCAAGAAATTCAGCCACGGAGGTTTATGCTTTTATCGTTAAAGATTTAACAGAAGCTGCTGCAGTATTACCTCAAACTTATTCTACTGCAGATAAGGGGAGAGTAACAAAAGGAGGAGCCTTAGGATTGCTTTCAAAAGTATATCTTTATATGAAAGACTACCAAAAAGCTTATGATACTTCAAATCAGGTGATTTCTATGGGATATTCTCTAGATCCTGACTTCAATCATTTATTCAGACCAGCCGGAGAATTCGGAACAGAGTCTGTTTTTGAAGTTAACTGTGATTGTGCTGCCGGTTTTGGAGGTAGTCAGTATGCGGAAGTTCAAGGGGTAAGAAATCAATTTGGATGGGGCTTCTTTACTCCAACAACTGCTTTAGAAAATGCATTTGAACCAGGAGACATCAGAAAAGAACTGACTATTTTAAGAGAAGGAGAAACTACACTTGAAGGAGATTTAATTAAGAAAGGTGATCCTAATGCAGGTAATATGTGGAATCAAAAAGTATATGTTCCGTCATCTTTAAATAATAGCGCTTGTGGTTATGGTTCTATCCAAAATCTTAGAATCTTAAGATTTGCAGATATTCTTTTAATTAATGCAGAAGCTGCTAACGAATTAGGTAATTCTGCTGCTGCTATTTTAAATATTAATAAGGTGAGAAATAGAGCGAATCTAGGAAATACTCCAGCTACAACTCAGGCTGCTCTTAAAGCTGCTATTTGGCAGGAAAGAAGGGTGGAGTTGGCTATGGAAAATGACAGATTCCCAGATCTTGTAAGAACAGGACAAGCTGCTACAGTTTTAGGGCCTAAAGGATTTACCCCTGGAAAAAATGAACTTTTTCCTATTCCTTTGGATGCAATAAATCAAAGCAACGGGCTTTTCGTTCAAAACCCTGGCTATTAATAATCAAATATATTTAGAGGAGAATGAAAGTTCTCCTCTTCTTTTAGTATTTAAGTTTAAAAAATGATATAATGAAAAGGATAATACTCTCAATCGCAGCGACATCATTACTTATAGTCTCTTGCAAAAATTCTCAAGTTACAAAACAAGAATCTACTCAAAAATCAGTTGTAAAATCTAATATTACAGATGAGCAATTGATGGATAAAGTTCAGAAAGATGCTTTGAAATATTTTTGGGATTATGCAGAACCCAATTCTATGTTGGGTAGAGAAAGATATCACGAAGACAATATTTATCCTGATAACGACAAACATGTAGTTACAACAGGTGGATCAGGTTTTGGATTAGCAACTATTTTAGTGGGTGTTGAGAGAGGATTTATTTCTAGAAAAGATGCGGTGAAAAGATTGACTACAATGATGGATTTCCTTGCAAAAGCAGATCGTCATAAAGGAGCTTGGTCACACTGGATTAACGGAGAAACGGGGAAAACCGTTCCTTTCGGAAAAAAAGACAAT
Coding sequences within it:
- a CDS encoding RagB/SusD family nutrient uptake outer membrane protein, with translation MKKIFLTLSLLTLIVSCDNDFVDIKDEGQVDVADFFTTQDDAMRATTAIYSFLRSWENTGFPAQYVFGVTGDDVEKGSNPGDASFINAYDNFTFTVSDDGVRGYWIGQWQAVNRANQVITNVPKIEMDATLKNRLIAEAKMLRAYFYYNLVRIYGGVPIFDGLPSDKIYTKPRNSATEVYAFIVKDLTEAAAVLPQTYSTADKGRVTKGGALGLLSKVYLYMKDYQKAYDTSNQVISMGYSLDPDFNHLFRPAGEFGTESVFEVNCDCAAGFGGSQYAEVQGVRNQFGWGFFTPTTALENAFEPGDIRKELTILREGETTLEGDLIKKGDPNAGNMWNQKVYVPSSLNNSACGYGSIQNLRILRFADILLINAEAANELGNSAAAILNINKVRNRANLGNTPATTQAALKAAIWQERRVELAMENDRFPDLVRTGQAATVLGPKGFTPGKNELFPIPLDAINQSNGLFVQNPGY